tttctgtatttcattttctttctctctcttttttttttttcccatcgtCTGCCTCCTTCCttgctttttttattgttttcctcCAGCTTGCCAGGAATCTCCCACCACGGACCATTGGGTACCCATGGACGCTGGCCTTTGGCACGTCAAAGCATGGCATGAGCATTAAGACGCTGTACAGAGCCATGCAGGGCCAGGACACCCCAGTACTCATGGTCATCAAGGACAGTGATGGCCAGGTAAACTGCAAATTCAATAGAAATAGCTGGCAGATTAGCTCAGCCTTTCCTTGGTCTTGGCTGTTAAAAATGTATGGCACTGCAATAGTATACTGTAACATGCTGTAAGTAGTTTCTGATGAGCTTCTAATACTGGAAGTGCCgcattgattttaaagttaTGTCCCGAGTGTATAGTATTCAGTTGCctgtgctgtgtgctgtgttccTCCAGGTGTTTGGTGCGTTGGCATCTGAGCCCTTTAAGGTCAGCGATGGCTTTTACGGCACAGGAGAGACCTTCCTCTTCACCTTCAATCCAGAGTTTGAGGTACGCTGCCTTCCTCAGTGTGAAGATGCTGGGGTCCTATGAAAACTCCAATTTTCccaaattgtattttattgtttccCATTTTTGGCTGTCAGGTTCCATCTTTCCTGGATTTGGATTTCTAgatgtttttaagtgtttttacaCTCAAAACTCACCTATTCCAATTTGTCATCTTATTCTGTATATCTATGCTAATATATTATGTGTGGCTGATAGTACTTGAAATTACTTTTTGGTGAATGTAAACCTCAGCCAAAACACTTCTTACATCACAAAGTGTAGTGCCAGtatctgagcacacacacacacacaaacacacccatccTGTCATTATTTTGACAGATATAATGCAATCTGGTGATGAGTCCATTCCAGTTCCAATTTTAGATTTTAGGGTGTCATTTGAGGATTGTTGCTCCTCATTTATGGCTCTATTGTAGCAAATATGCATGCATGACATGAGCACTGCTGCTGGAGACACACTTGTCAGGAGAAAGAGAATAGGATGGAGAATATTATGTCAACATTGTGTATGTTATGTAATATCTCCTACTGTGTGCTCTATTGTGTCTCCAACAGGTGTACAAGTGGACAGGTGACAACATGTTCTTCATCAAAGGCGATATGGACTCCTTAGCTTTTGGTGGAGGAAGGTGAGCACATGCTGCTTTTgaagcatatacagtacatgactGAAATCCAATTATTGGAACAATTAGCATAAATCAGATTATCATTTGCCTTAATTGAATTTGATGATACAGCGTGACATTTAAGGGCAGTGTCTTGACATTAATTCAGCATCCTGACAGAATTTCCATTGACATTGCTCCTAAGTATAGGGTAGAGACCTGGGTTTGGAAGCTATATTCAATTAGATCACATTTGTTTGTGTAAAAGACAATTGTGCATTAAAAGcatctttgttttatttagttattttctgATTTGTTATTTAGATCAGTGTTTGTGGAGCCTGGAAAAACAAGTTGGGTTGTGCAAACACAGAACCCAAATAACTCTGGAACATTTTAGGGGTTTTTTTGACTGGAAAATTATAATTTGTGTGAAGCGACCAGCTGTATTGTGCAGCCGTACAGTTTCAAGGTCCCAGAAGTGTAAGACAGGCTGAGTAAAATGACACTAATTATAGATTAAAGGAGGGGCAAGTCATGTTTAGCCCCCATGATGGCCTTAAAGAAAGGTTCCCAAGAAAGATCCTTTTGAAAATGTGTATATCTGGAGAAATGTGATATAGATTacttgtttctcttctcttctagcGGCGAGTTTGGCCTGTGGCTGGATGGAGACCTTTACCATGGCAGGAGTCACTCCTGTAAAACATTTGGGAACCCCATGCTCTCCAAAAAGGAGGATTTCTATGTGCAGGACATAGAGATCTGGTCTTTTGAATAACAAAACACCGCAccacagggaaaaaaacaagtccTGAAAAGGACAAAGGAGTCATCTCCTTAGAACAATGGCAACGTCCCAAACCTAACTGCACATCACCGGGCTCCCCAGGCCGGGGGGCAGCTATTGGATGCTTGTTGTGCATTACTACTGCAGTTATTACGgagctttttttctttgtgaaaaATTACCTTTGTGTGTATCTTGTTACAGCCTTGTGCAGCGTCTTTGCAGAGTAGGGGGAGTGTGTAAAGCAGTGAAAATCAGGGTGAAAAGATGGTGAAATCATGGTTGTGttagagggatgaagagagggaagcTGAGAAGGTGAGTGGGCCATTAGGCCTTGAAGAAGGAAGGACCATCGGAGCTCCTCTCACCTGAGAGGTGGTGAAGATGATGGCGGCTGAGGTTTGGGACTGCGAACGGAGAAGAGAGAACTGCCCTACTAGTCCAGATTGTGTATCTGAACTTCACAGAAACTCAAGGAGTCCCCACCACCCTCTCTGACCCCCCAGAACTTTGTTCAGTCGGTAGGATGTTACTCACTGTGTGTGCTGTCAGCCTTGACGGAGAGAGGCCcagtttgagaaaaataaaaaatcaagctaacaaaacaaaacctaaaCACATTCCATTActcgtggtggtggtggattGTCAAAACAAAAGCATTCGTTACAATTTGCGGTAGAACACCAAAATACAAAGCGCATCAGCAGCAGGATACGATGACACTTAACTCGGAGAAGAGGGGATAccggggggggaaaaaagtcttTTTAACAGTACATCTTGGGTTATCTTCTGAGGCTAAACTATAGAGTATTGTGTATTGTAGTCCTCCTGTTGTTCACTGTCATAGCACACCATCTCAAAGCACATAGCTATAATCAGATTACCCATCGTCGTAATGTTCTGTTCAGTGGGTTTACGTGTGAGTCCAGCTAACGCCAGCTCCTCTGTCAGGACGCTGGCTGTACTGTTCGTAGACAGTAACGTGTTGCAATAGATTTGTGGAATATGCAAATTACTGTCCTGTGACCTCAAATAATGCAGGTCGCGGCACTTTTGCCGCCACCTGATGCTCTTTCAAGAGAGAAACTTGTAAAGCTTTTACGTCTTGATACACAATTGCTTTTCTGGGTATAATTTGAAAAGCCTGAGACGTGGTTAACTGTTTTACATGCATATATGACAATTATATATTGGTATATATGATTATATATGGATTTATATAATCATATATATATTGCTGTTAAGTGTGACAGTGATCTATTTGTGCTGATATTTCAGCTGTTacaaatataatgtatattaccctgtaaattaatgttaaaataGTAGATTTGTTcctatatatataaatacatatactatataaatatatatatatataaagtgtGGATTGGTGGGTTGCTTCTAGCACTTTAATCTGGTGTAAAAGCGTCGAGGCCAGGTTCTTAGATTCTCTTAGCAGTAGCTGTACAGTACTTTTTTTGTTTAGATCATAAAGATGTTAACCGTTAGTAGAAAGCTTGCTGCTACCAATATCAATAAGGGTATACCCTAATGCTCTGTGTGTCTAAAAAGGAGGATTACTTTAAGGGAGGGGGGGCTGAACGTGATTCCATCCTAACGCAGGGCCGGTTTCTCTCATCATGTGGCTGTCTGGTGAGTCTCGGTCAGGTAGGTATGTAGACTAACTTCGGACAGGCAGATGGAGGGTGAAGGAAAGTGTGTACAGTACAAAACCCTCCCCCAAGCagctttctccccctctttctggTCTTCCACACCAGtatttgtgtccttgtggagagtCACAAAGAATAATATGGATAATTCTTCCAATTATTTCACCAGAATACAATGTATCAGTGAtgtataaataacaataaagctGAATAAATTGTTGTAACCTGGGACATGACCGGTTTTGTGATGCTTctacttattttctttttctattttaaacATTATTTAGCCTTAAATCACATTGAATTAAAAtgttcatttcttttttaatgatACAATGGTTATAGACATAGGTCAAACAGTATTGGCAGTAAATAATCAGTGATATAATTTGCAAGAAGTACCAGGTTGGGATGTACTGCATTTGGACCCAGATAGTGCCAGGAAAGTTGTCAGTCAACTTTCAAATAGAGGTTTATGTGCTAAACGTTCAGGCACACATTTTACTGTGTGCCAACTGCAACCATTTGGCAAGTAAGGTTAACAAACCATAAAATGTAGGTCTTTGTTTATTCCTGTCCCATGACTAACTGGTGACATTTTGATATAGTATAGTTTATTGCAGGGTGTAATGTTGCTATACACAGGGATGGGCATAGAGAATGTTGCTTATGTGTCACACCCTTTGCCATAAAGCTCCGTTACTCTGGATTATAAGACTGAACAGGACAACCAGTTTGGAGTTTGATGATTAGATGCAGGAGAACTAGCCCAAGGCCCATATTTGTTGGCCAGGTCTCTTTAAATTAGGATTAGATACGGTAAACATGAAATACCGgttaaataaagaaagaaataacaGGTCAGTCACAGGCTTCTCTCTTCTTGAAAGAttcttgaaagtttgtggatttgagaaggATAAAAtgaggctgtaaaaaaaacaaaaaacttttaaaTGAATGTAAGGCCTTGAAagtgcttgattttttttttaaagaaaagtaTAGCATGcaaattcatcagtatgccTCAGGTCTGACTGTCCTTGCATGAACATTTCGCATCCTGAGGAAaagccctgtgatggagatttgtgttaATATAGCAGTAGTTTGGAAGTGAATTACACaatgatttcttgacttgacaagaatGAAACTTTAGGCCtctatgatgtctaattttgaccagTATCATGTCTTACCACAAAACATGGCAATTCTGATTGGATTTAACCAAGCAATACactgaaagtcattgaaaagtccttgaatgtTACgtgcaagtgagtgtgggaaccctgctaTGATTACTGGCCAATTATTTCATTTGTTGTAATTGGAAAGAGAACCTAAGATGCCCCAGGCAGACCACTTGGGTGGATGAACTTCCCGATGCCAAACTGCTACTGAAACCTCTTGCAATCTCAACAACAATTTATGATGTTCAAATGTAAATTCTCCTGCATTTCAGTGGTGAAACAGCAGAATAGCTCAATCCAGGGTATTGAGAGCTGAGCAGTTTTTTAGGCATGATGACAAATTTTAGGTCTTAATTCTAGTGCGGCTCCTAAGAAATCCTTAAGCTGTTGGTGAGCTCCATCTAATGGTTGTATCTGTCAGTGTTTATTGTAAGTGTCCTCCAGAAGGCCATACAGTAGAGTTTAACTCAATTTACAATTACTCAATGGTCCACTCACTTTCTGTCTCAATATCTGATAATAGACTTTTGTCAATTACATACACAACTGTTTAATTCGACTATTTCCCCAATGGAGTCTGCAGTAAATATCAAGGAAAGACATATTTGTTCTGTCATTTGTCGTTTATTAAACAGCCCATCAATCACAACACAGGTACAGGTAAAAAGAAGAGAACCAGTGCAGGAAGCGGTGATGAGTTGCAGTTTAGGAGTTCATTGTCTGTGTCAGCTCAGGAGAAACAACTCCTGAGCATCATCCATTGActcttgctcctctctcttGAACTCAAACCCAGGTTTCCCCCAGGTACATCAAGGTGTCAGTTTTTTTTACTGATGCCTAAAAAAACACAGACTAAAATGGACTAGGGGCCATTGTGTCTGTGATTACAGTCTTGCGACATTAAGCTGCATGCCCAGCAGGTTTCACAGGTTAGATAAGGCTCTGCAGGAggaaaacatcacaaaaagtCCCTTATCGCATTACATAAAGAACAACAACATTCTTTGAAAGGCAGGAATTGCGCATCATGGCAAAAGAAGAACATCAACAATTAAAATACTGTACAAGGTTTGGAAAAGAAAATTGGCTTGAAAATGCATGGGAACGGTATGATTTTGCTCAAGATACAATGCAAGAATATTTGATTTTAGACCACCAACTGTCTTTTGACATTCCTACCATCAGTGCTTCAGCTTCACCATAAGGTATTGGTATTAATATAATATCATTACAGACGGATCCTCATATTCGATACAGCTCAAAATcagcaaaacaagaaaacacacagcagaaaagTGGCTTTATGTCAAAATCTACATTTTGATGAGGGTCAAATGTGAATACAACCAAGTCTCACATGTGCTGCAATTCTGCAGCATACAGCAGAGACCCTGGACAGGCACCAATAGGGCCAGGCCCAGGCACTGTTGCACATAATATGGTCAGTATTACGACCATGTGTTTATGCCATCATACTTTACAGGTTTACAGTTTTTAAGTCCAAATGGAAATAAGGCATTTAGAAGGACATAAAGACAGTTACCACATATTCAGCTGTAACTAACCTTAAACAGGCAGCGAAGGCAGGAGCATATTGTAGAAAATACACTGTATTAACGTCATGGTTAAAGACGGCGACAGTGCCTTTTCAATGGGTGGGAATAACATAGAAACCCGTGACAAATACCAACTTTTTACAGGTTTTGCTTTGCTTCCAGCTGAGCCGTCGGTGTGTTGAGGCCTGACACCGAGGCTGGTGTCTCTCAGTCCAGATGTAGTGCAGCAGGTTGGTTTCGGTGGCGGCCTCTCTGGGGGAAACGGCTCAGTACGCCAGGTACTTGAGTTCAGAGTAGACGAGGGGAAACATGACTGTGCAGGCTCGGTACAGGATGGCTCCGCTCTTGAACAAAGCCCGGGGTTTGGTGCTCCAGGACTCGGCCTTGAAGGTGAAGTAGATGGCATACAGCGCCACGGCGAAGAAGTGTCTGATGAGGGTCATGGGCTTGGGCGACAACCTGGTAATAAATCACGAAGCCGTTCATTCGTTTATCAATTACGGCTGATGTTTTGATCTAATCTTGTATTTAATGCAAGACCATGCTTTCGAACCACATGCGTTACATTATCCCGAGGTATTATAAAGCCTCCAGTGGGAATAAAGGGGAGAGAAGTGACCTTTTTACTATGCATCATTATCAAGGACATTGTTTGGTCATGCTTACACCGAGAGAAGTCCAATAGGCCCGGCAATGCACTGTCCCCCGAGCTTGAAGTACTGGAAACAGGCTTTTCTGAGCTCATGAAGAGAGTCTGGTtgacacaaaacagacacatggACATTATAAGACTCAAAATGAGCAAAATGCATCGTTTGACATGATTTACCAAATTATCTGCTTGTCAGATTTCTTTGAAAACTGCTGAAAATATCCTCTACTGTCCATTTATTACAAACACATCCTGGGTCAATTAGATAGAAGATAGAATAGAAGTTGCTTTTATAAAAGTAGCAACATGCCAGCAAACAAGTTAAGACCCGCTGTCATTGTACTGCATGTGTTATTCGACTGCAACAACAGGACGAGACTCACTGTCGGTGGCGGCGAACAGCTCATACAGGGCCTGGGCCAACACATTCACCACGAAAGAATGTGATGACTTGCGTTCCCAGTGGAATTTTTTCTTTGCCTattgagaaagaagaaaaaaaagctcaGTGTAATATCACACACTGGTCCGCAGTCTGTCACCTAGAGCACAGGGGATAACGGGACAAGGCAAATGCGATGCAGCGGAGGCCCCAAATATATCTTCCACTTGCTGCCGTGCACAAGCCGCTGCCACATTCCAGCTGAATCAGTGGACCTTCCTGCAGGCGCTGTTCACTACGAAGCAGCACTCTCTGATGCTAtttctttcatattttattttatagacTAGACGGAGGTAAAAAAGGGATGTAAAACAAGCCCCATTTAATGCTAATTACCTCCAGCTCTTACATGCTGTATGAAAAAACCAAGTTCAAAGTGATGTCAACGCAAAATATCCAGGTCAGCTTGACTGATTCTGCATGAGGtcgactgatatatcagtttgccaatatatcgagctgatattggccttttattaaaaatcagatatcagccagtcagtgtcgtccacctttgatatgatggatatgatgcagtttgtttgattacatatttattgtagaattaaaCAATATTACAtaggttgtctatgggaagcccttaacctgaattcatTTTAATTCAACATTTTGACTGGATtgcacacaagtatgcatgaatatgttactgtggttgttgttgtttttatcatcATCCTGTGttccagtggagagttttagtgtcccatggtctaaatgctgtttcagaggcttttccaccatgccaggaatactgaatacttgcaTGTAAATGTCCGTACTGAATATCAACACAGAACATCAGTCCAAAACATTAGCTGTGTGTACCTGCAGCATGGCTGAGTCGTCACACAGGTCTGGGATGTTCTTCAGCAGACTCCTCCAGATGCGAACGTCGTTGAGAGCCACActcatccctcctcctgtcAGAGGGTGCCTCATGTTGTAGGCGTCGCCCAGGAGAAGCACTCCTGCAAATGACAAAATACATCACAGGTATGAATGATAGAAtggctttttttcctctcagcaCTCTGTGAGTCACCAATTCGTGTTAATCACAGTCATTATATGTGGgggatgaatttgggtgcttttttgttatattttgggGGGTTTTGCCCCTTTATGACAGTCAAGACTATTAATATCTGTGGGATTGTGGACAGTTTAGGTATATCATCGCTCATCTCATCAACACTTCTCACTAGTGTCACAACTCCACTCTGACACTCTGCCCCCACACAAAGTAGGTGTTTTAAGTGGTGAAAACCTTCTATctgcaaaatgtcaacttttcaagaaccaagaaaaacagccttgtgttTAGTTTATCTAAtggggttttgaatgggtttcataagATT
The Centroberyx gerrardi isolate f3 chromosome 12, fCenGer3.hap1.cur.20231027, whole genome shotgun sequence genome window above contains:
- the oxr1a gene encoding oxidation resistance protein 1a isoform X4 gives rise to the protein MFSRRVKEQEKQLTPKYTYVVSLTEYHRRIDALNSEDLRSLCKRLQITTKEEVNSKHGTSIKTELEPETFKPNLSEPSDLLEPDQIEKLARNLPPRTIGYPWTLAFGTSKHGMSIKTLYRAMQGQDTPVLMVIKDSDGQVFGALASEPFKVSDGFYGTGETFLFTFNPEFEVYKWTGDNMFFIKGDMDSLAFGGGSGEFGLWLDGDLYHGRSHSCKTFGNPMLSKKEDFYVQDIEIWSFE